The window CCCCAGCCAGCCGGGGCAGGACGTCCGTGGGTGGATGTTCAGACCCTGCGCGGTATGCCGTGATCGAAGCACCTCCGCCGGATCGGCCAGCACGGCGGCCGGCGATGGAACCTCAGGAAGGAGCCGGCCGTCCGGCCGGCGGAACCGCAGCGCGCCGGCGGGATCTCGATCGACCTGAAAGCCGTCCTCGTGGACGGCGCGATGGTGCCGCCGACAGAGCAGCGCGAGGTTCGAGAGCGTGGTCGGGCCGCCTTGCGCCCAATGACGGATGTGATGACCCTGGCCGAAACGCACGCCGCACCCGGGGAACCGGCAGCCCCGGTCCCGATGCTGGAGCGCCCTCCGTAACGCCGGAGGGATCGTTCGAGTCCGCGCGCCGATCTCCAGCAGGCGGCCGTCCTGGTCGTGGCGCATGATCACCCGGCTGGCGTCGCAGGCCAGGCGCTGGGACGTTCCAGCTGGAACGCGGGTGCCCTCTTCGAGGACGGACTGGCCGGGCGCCTCCGCGTTGGCCAGGACCTCGGCATCGACGTGAACCACGACCTGGTAGCGCTCGCCCGAGGCCCCGGGATCGAGGCCGTGGTGCAACGCCGTCTCCGCCAGCAGGGCCAGGGCGTCGGCCTGCTGCTGGGCCAGCGTGGAGATGTCCGGGACGACCAGGAACGTTCCCGCAGGAACATCGCCCGAGCCGCTGTCCGTCTCAGCGCGGCGTTCCAGCTCGTTGGTGCTCGCCTTCTGATACAACGCCTCCCGTGCTGCGGCCAGCGCCTGCATGACCAGCGCGCCGACCTCGGGCTCCAGCCGCCCCCGCAGCACCACCATGCCGTCGTCATCTTGATACACGTGCAGGGCCCGGCTCTTGTGGCGCTGTGCGGCTTCCCGGGCTTCAGCCTGCCGGTCGACCTTGCGCCAGCCCCTCACGATGCGCTCGACGTGCTCGGTGGTGCCGGCGCGTCCGACCGCCAGCAGCCGCTCTTCGGTCTCCGGGGTGGCCACCCGGGTCAGCGCCCTGACCTTCGAGTACGACAGCTCCCCGCGGGCGAGCGCCTGGGCCAGCAACGGCAACGCGCCCAGGGCCCGGGCCACGCGCACGTGCTCACGGGCGGCGCCGGGGGCCAGGCCCACTCGCCACGTCAACCAGTGGGCGCAGGACTTGAACCCGTTGCCCCAGCCGCCCTGCGCGTCGAACTCGCGAATCAGATCCAGGAGGCGAGCCGTGGCGGCGTCCAGGTGGGCCGCCAGCTCGGCGATCTCGTCGCCCAGCCGGTCGAGCTCTGCCGTGCGATCGTCAGTGGGAATACAAATCGGCGAGTGTATCTCCATGGCGCCCCCTTCGATGGGGCGACTCTACACCCGGATTTCGGCAGCTCCTGGCAGGCACGACGAGCGGCGATTTCGCGGGGATCCAGATTTTTCGCGACGAATCGACTCCCGAGACCCTGCAGGCGCTCTGTGGCCCGCTGGGCCGGTCCCAGTGAGGTGCTGCCCGCGGGCGGTCAGCGCGACCTCGGAGAAGTGTCAAGTGAGAAAATTTTCAGACGCCGCGCTTAGCACGTTGTGCGGCCGAGCGCGCGACTGTCCGGGCTCGCGGCCAGCTTGGATTCTCTATACACTAGGCCGACCTTCAGACCATGTCCGCCCTCCACGCGGATCCGAGGCCGCTCCTGGCCGTGCAGGACGTCACCGTCCGGTTCGGTGGCATCGTGGCCCTCGAGCGCGTGTCGTTCGACATCCGAGAGGGCCAGATCGTCGGGCTCATCGGTCCGAATGGAGCGGGCAAGACCACCCTCTTCAACTGTTTGAGCGGCCTGTACGCCCCCGAGCGCGGCGACGTGTGCTTCGCCGGTCGCTCGTTGCTCAGCGAGCCGCCGCACCGCATGGCCGGCCTCGGCATCGGGCGCACGTTCCAGAACGTCGCGCTCTTCGGGTCGATGACCGTTCTACAGAACGTGATGGTCGGCGTGCACGGCCGCACCCGCTCGGGCTTCGTCGGCAACGCCCTCCGGTTGCCCGCGGTCAGGCGGGAGGAGGCGGCGACGCGCGCGGCCGCCATGGAGCTCATCGCCTTTCTGAGCCTGGAGGCCGTGGCCTTCCACCCCGCCGCCGGGCTGCCCTTCGGCACCCTGAAGCGTGTCGAGCTCGCCCGGGCCCTGGCGGGCCGTCCGCGGTTGCTCCTGCTCGACGAGCCGGCCGGCGGCCTGAACCACGAAGAGGTCACGGCGCTGGCCACACTGCTGCGCGCGATCCGTGACGAGCGCGGCGTGACCATCCTGCTCGTCGAGCACCACATCGGACTGGTCATGCAGGTCTCCGACCACGTCGTGGTCCTCGATTTCGGTCGCAAGATCGCCGAGGGGCCGCCGGCGGCGATCCAGCGCCACGCCGAGGTGATCCGCGCCTACCTGGGAGGCGCCTGAGGTGCCGCCCCTGCTCGAGGTCGAGAACCTGCGCGCCCACTACG of the Candidatus Methylomirabilota bacterium genome contains:
- a CDS encoding DUF222 domain-containing protein; the encoded protein is MEIHSPICIPTDDRTAELDRLGDEIAELAAHLDAATARLLDLIREFDAQGGWGNGFKSCAHWLTWRVGLAPGAAREHVRVARALGALPLLAQALARGELSYSKVRALTRVATPETEERLLAVGRAGTTEHVERIVRGWRKVDRQAEAREAAQRHKSRALHVYQDDDGMVVLRGRLEPEVGALVMQALAAAREALYQKASTNELERRAETDSGSGDVPAGTFLVVPDISTLAQQQADALALLAETALHHGLDPGASGERYQVVVHVDAEVLANAEAPGQSVLEEGTRVPAGTSQRLACDASRVIMRHDQDGRLLEIGARTRTIPPALRRALQHRDRGCRFPGCGVRFGQGHHIRHWAQGGPTTLSNLALLCRRHHRAVHEDGFQVDRDPAGALRFRRPDGRLLPEVPSPAAVLADPAEVLRSRHTAQGLNIHPRTSCPGWLG
- a CDS encoding ABC transporter ATP-binding protein, which codes for MSALHADPRPLLAVQDVTVRFGGIVALERVSFDIREGQIVGLIGPNGAGKTTLFNCLSGLYAPERGDVCFAGRSLLSEPPHRMAGLGIGRTFQNVALFGSMTVLQNVMVGVHGRTRSGFVGNALRLPAVRREEAATRAAAMELIAFLSLEAVAFHPAAGLPFGTLKRVELARALAGRPRLLLLDEPAGGLNHEEVTALATLLRAIRDERGVTILLVEHHIGLVMQVSDHVVVLDFGRKIAEGPPAAIQRHAEVIRAYLGGA